CGAACTGAACCAGATCACCAAGCCGGGCCAGAATTTCGGCTTCCCATGGTATGGCGGCGGCGGCGTCCGCACGGTCGAGTACAAGGACGACAAGGTCCCGGCCGACGTCGTGCCGCCGAAGGCGGAACTCCCGCCCCACGCCGCCGATCTCGGCATGATCGTCTACAAGGGCAAGCAATTCCCGGAGAAGTATCGCGGCGGCATCTTCACCGCCGAGCACGGCTCCTGGAACCGCACCACGCCGATCGGCGCCCGGGTGATGTACGTACCGGTCAACAAGGACGGCACCGCCGGCAAGCCCGAGCCCTTCGCCGAGGGCTGGCTGACCGAGGGCGGCGAGTATCTCGGCCGCCCGGTCGACGTCGCGACTCTGCCCGACGGCTCGCTGCTCGTCTCCGACGACACGGCCGGCGCGATCTACCGCATCTCCTACGAGAAGTAGGTTTTTCTCAGAGGGGGCGGCCGGTGCCGCCCCCTCCCCCTCAGGAGACGCCCCAAGAGATGCCGATGACCCGCACCCTCGCCCTCCTGCTGCTCGTCGCCGCCACCGCGCCGGCCGCCGCCGGGGACGCCAAGGCCGGCCGGGCCAAGGCGGTCTCGTGCCAGGCCTGCCACGGTCTCGACGGCCTCTCGAAGCTGCCCGACGCGCCGAACCTCGCCGGCCAGGTCGAGCCGTACCTCGTCAAGGCCCTGACCGAGTTCCGCAACGGGACCCGGAAGAACGAGGTCATGTCGGTGGCGGCGCAGGATCTGTCGGATGCCGATATTGCGAACCTGGCGGCGTATTACAGCGGCATCCAGATCGACGTGATTCCGCCGGGGTGAGCGGTTCCCGTGAGTCCGTTCATCAATGCCGTTCGAATCCACGCAATCCTTCCCACCCACGACCTCATCCTGAGGAGCGAACGGAGTGAGCCTCCAAGGAGGGCTCCAGAAACCACTGTGACTCCTGGAGGTCTCCTTCGAGGTCAGCCGATTTTCAATCGGCTAACACCTCAGGATGAGGTCGTGGGTGGGAGCAATTGCGAGAAGCAGTCGGCAGGCCGCAGGCGCTGAAGCCGGCCGAGCCGGTGCGCTACACCCCCACTCGCCCGATTACCGCCACCGGGCCGCCGCCATCCGGCCCCTGGTGCTCCGCGCCGCCCGACACGAACAGGTCCGTCCGCCCGATCGCCGCCGCCGCCACGCCTCCGACCAGGGCGCGGGCGTGGCGGGTGGCATTGATGTCGCTGTCGTCGTTCATGATGTGGCGTTGCCCGCGGATCAGCCCGTCGCCGGTCGGCTCGGCCTTGGCGAGCAGGGCGACGACGCGCTCGGACGCCTCGGGCGGGAGCTGGCCGCCCGTCGGCAGGCCGAGATCGGCCAGAGCCCCCTGGATCGCCGAAAAATCGATCCCGTCGCGCATGACCCGATGGGCGATGCGCAAGGGTCCGCTCCAGCCCGGCGCATTGCCGAGCACGATGACCTCGTTGCGCATCAGCTCGATCCCCGCCGAGGCGCTGGCGCGGCCGGAATAGAGGTCGGTGCGGGTGCCGATGACGGAATCGTCGAGCGCTGCTTCGGGAATCTCACCGAGCGCCAGCCCGATACCGAGCGCCGAGGCGCCGCGGGACAGGCCCATCGACGCGTAGGTGTCATGGGTGGCGACAGGCTCGCCCCGGGCGGCGGCCTCCTGGATTCGGGCGCTGGTGAGGAGCGGGCATTTCACCTGCACGAAATGCACGTCCTCCCCGTCGGCGAGGCCCGCCGTCGCCATGGCGCGGCGCACGGCGGCGGCGGTGGCGCGGACCTGCGCCATGCGGCCGATCTGTTCGGGCAGAAAGTCGTCCGTGAAGGCGGTGCCGACCGCGAGCGCCTTGCCATCGGCCGCCTTCACCTCGCCGGCCGGCCCCTCGCGCCGGGCGACGATCAGCAGGTGGGGCGAGAGCCCGCCCTCGGTGCCGCCGGACATCACGAGGGCGACCCGGGCGCCGACCACGGCCGGCGAGACGCCGAGGCGGGCGGCCAGCGCCGCTTCCAGCGCCATCACGGCGAGCGGCCGGGTGAAATCGTTGACGCAGCCATTGCCCTCGGTCTTGCCGAACAAAGCCACGATCTCGTCGGGAGCCACGGTGCCGGCCTCGAGCAGGGCCTCGAGCCCCGACACGTCGGCGGGGTGGCGGGTCGGCACGCGGAAGACGAGGCATTCGGGCATCGGGAACTCTCGGGGGCTTCCGTCGACGGGGCCGGGCGGCGCGACGGCCGGCGCCCGCCCTTGCAAATGCGCCGCCACCCTGCCCGACGATGCTGCGCCGCCACAAGCCTGGCCATAACTGCGCCACCCGGGTAGCCGCACCGGGGGCGGATGCGCTAGTCTGGCCTCCCGCGCCCGGGAGGTCCTAGAACCCGATGCCGATACCGTTGAGCCGCACCCGGCCCGCCGTGTCCGCACGGGCCTCCCTGCCGTCCCGGACCGAAATGTCCGGCGGATGAGCTTCGTTTCGCCTCTGCCCGGCGGCTCCCCGCAGCGGGTGCTGATCTACTCGCACGACACGTTCGGGCTCGGCCATCTGCGCCGGGCGCGGGCGATCGCGCACGCCCTGGTGGCCGGGGCGCCGGAGCGGCGGGTGGTGATCCTGTCCGGCTCGCCGGTGAGCCACGCCTTCCGCTTCGCCCCCGGGGTGAGCTGCCGGCGCCTGCCCGGGGTGACCAAGCTCGCCAGCGGCGAGTACCAGAGCCTCGGTCCCGGCCACGGCCTCGGCGAGGTGGTGGCGACCCGCGCCGCCCTGATCCGCCACGTCGCCGAGCGCTTCGATCCCGACCTCTTCCTCGTCGACAAGGAGCCGGCGGGCTTCCACGGCGAGGTGCTGCCGACGCTCCACCGCCTGAAGGCCCGGGGCTGCCGGCTGGTGCTGGGCCTGCGCGACGTCCTCGACGATCCGGATTTGCTGGCGCCCGAATGGGAGCGCAAGGGCGCGCTCGCGGTGCTGCCGCTCTACGATTCGCTCTGGGTCTACGGCCTGCGGGAGATCTACGCCCCCCTCGACGGGCTGGCGCTGCCGGGGGGCGTCGCGGAGCGCCTGACCTATACCGGCTATCTCCGCCGCGAAGCGCCCGACGCAGCGCTGCCGGACGAGACGGCCGAGGAGCCGTTCCTCCTCGTCACGCCGGGCGGCGGCGGCGACGGGGTCGAGCTGGTCGAGGCGGTGGTGCGGGCCTACGAGGCGCACCCCATCG
This sequence is a window from Methylobacterium sp. SyP6R. Protein-coding genes within it:
- a CDS encoding glycosyltransferase family protein, giving the protein MSFVSPLPGGSPQRVLIYSHDTFGLGHLRRARAIAHALVAGAPERRVVILSGSPVSHAFRFAPGVSCRRLPGVTKLASGEYQSLGPGHGLGEVVATRAALIRHVAERFDPDLFLVDKEPAGFHGEVLPTLHRLKARGCRLVLGLRDVLDDPDLLAPEWERKGALAVLPLYDSLWVYGLREIYAPLDGLALPGGVAERLTYTGYLRREAPDAALPDETAEEPFLLVTPGGGGDGVELVEAVVRAYEAHPIAHRALVVFGPFFPPAEQADLSARIAAHPHLASLDFDARLERLMRRAAGVVAMGGYNTFCEILSFDRPALILPRVRPRREQLIRARAAARLGLVGVIEPGEDEDTGRMAAALDTLPDRPTPSARPIPGLLDGLTAIRRLAAAADTRCVAAE
- a CDS encoding ring-opening amidohydrolase, whose product is MPECLVFRVPTRHPADVSGLEALLEAGTVAPDEIVALFGKTEGNGCVNDFTRPLAVMALEAALAARLGVSPAVVGARVALVMSGGTEGGLSPHLLIVARREGPAGEVKAADGKALAVGTAFTDDFLPEQIGRMAQVRATAAAVRRAMATAGLADGEDVHFVQVKCPLLTSARIQEAAARGEPVATHDTYASMGLSRGASALGIGLALGEIPEAALDDSVIGTRTDLYSGRASASAGIELMRNEVIVLGNAPGWSGPLRIAHRVMRDGIDFSAIQGALADLGLPTGGQLPPEASERVVALLAKAEPTGDGLIRGQRHIMNDDSDINATRHARALVGGVAAAAIGRTDLFVSGGAEHQGPDGGGPVAVIGRVGV
- a CDS encoding c-type cytochrome, translating into MTRTLALLLLVAATAPAAAGDAKAGRAKAVSCQACHGLDGLSKLPDAPNLAGQVEPYLVKALTEFRNGTRKNEVMSVAAQDLSDADIANLAAYYSGIQIDVIPPG